The following are encoded in a window of Haloprofundus salilacus genomic DNA:
- a CDS encoding PAS domain-containing protein, whose protein sequence is MESSPSTDTELLARIRQQEVAAELGQRALETDNLDQLLREATAAVAETLGTEYCKALELLPGGDELVLREGVGWRDGLTGNTTVPAERDSQAGHTLVTEEPVIVDDLRTETRFSETELLTEHGVVSGISVVIGSVEAPWGVLGVHTTHRREFTEHDANFVQSVANVLASAIENEQTKHELQEIYGRISDAFFALDEEWRFTHLNERAHELINPDGQRLIGEQIWEMFPEALGREFETKYERAMYEQETVSFEEYYPEPLDAWFEVRAYPSATGLSVYFRDVTERKKRERALEQSEQRYRTLAESFPNGIVTLFDDDLRYTLAAGRAFDYLPVSSADVENRTPREAWSDDVADDLEPVFRAALDGESGSVELSYVGREWVIHAVPITDEEGDVFAGMSMAQDVTEQKEQERTLREAKSQLEAATKAGAVGTWEWNVRRDEMVVGPSFAETFGVDPEAAREGVSLEQFISAIHENDRERVVAEIEEAVESDGEYESEYRVWNADDELRWVVARGSVEYDEAGNPLTFPGALTDITDRKRAELELQRNKNQLESLFEVLPVGVIVANADGQLVEANDTAKEIWGGDVFDAESVEEYRQFPAVWADTEEPVEPDEWTMSRVLTGEEVTESDVFEIETVDGESRIISAQGMPVRGVDGTVTRGVITITDITERRANQRKLEESERRYRTLAEHFPNGAVALFDENLCYTAAGGQFMKATGVDPEDRIGHNILELYPDDVMETVEPHFWAALDGETNSFEIEYAGRNLFAHTLPVRDANDEVFAGMLVVQDVTERRKYERKLEASNERLEQFAYGASHDLQEPLRMVSSYLQLIERRYADQLDKDGREFLEFAVDGADRMREMINGLLKYSRVDTRGDPFEPVELDDVLADVRDDLKMKIKESNAEITVESLPRVEGDKGQLRIVFQNLLDNGIKYSGDDPPRITVSAEQRHGKWTISVSDNGIGIDPAEADRVFEVFKRLHAQDEHEGTGIGLALTERIVERHGGDIWIESAVGEGTTVSFTLPASGGRDE, encoded by the coding sequence ATGGAGTCGTCCCCATCGACTGACACTGAACTCCTCGCTCGAATACGACAGCAGGAGGTCGCCGCCGAACTCGGTCAACGGGCACTCGAGACGGATAATCTCGACCAGTTGCTCCGCGAGGCGACGGCGGCCGTCGCCGAGACGTTGGGCACCGAATACTGCAAAGCGCTCGAACTGTTACCGGGTGGGGACGAACTCGTTCTGCGAGAGGGCGTCGGCTGGAGGGACGGGCTCACCGGGAACACCACCGTTCCGGCGGAGCGCGACTCGCAGGCCGGACACACGCTCGTCACGGAAGAGCCGGTGATCGTCGACGACCTGCGTACTGAGACGCGGTTCTCCGAGACCGAGTTGCTCACCGAACACGGCGTTGTCAGCGGCATCAGTGTCGTCATCGGGTCGGTCGAAGCGCCGTGGGGGGTACTCGGTGTGCACACGACTCACCGTCGCGAGTTCACCGAGCACGACGCCAACTTCGTCCAGAGCGTCGCCAACGTGCTCGCGTCGGCTATCGAGAACGAGCAAACGAAACACGAACTGCAGGAGATTTACGGTCGAATCTCGGACGCCTTCTTCGCACTCGACGAGGAGTGGCGGTTCACCCATCTCAACGAGCGCGCTCACGAGCTTATCAACCCGGACGGCCAGAGGCTGATCGGTGAACAGATCTGGGAGATGTTTCCGGAGGCGCTCGGTCGGGAGTTCGAGACGAAGTACGAACGGGCAATGTACGAACAGGAGACGGTCTCCTTCGAGGAGTACTACCCCGAGCCGCTCGACGCGTGGTTCGAGGTGCGCGCCTACCCCTCTGCGACGGGACTGTCGGTGTACTTCCGGGACGTAACCGAGCGGAAGAAGCGCGAACGCGCCCTCGAACAGAGCGAGCAACGCTACCGGACGCTCGCCGAATCCTTCCCGAACGGCATCGTCACTCTGTTCGACGACGACCTTCGGTACACGCTCGCGGCGGGGCGAGCGTTCGATTACCTTCCGGTCTCCTCAGCGGACGTCGAGAATCGGACACCACGGGAAGCGTGGAGTGACGACGTCGCAGACGACCTCGAACCTGTCTTTCGAGCCGCGCTCGACGGCGAGTCGGGTTCGGTCGAACTCTCGTACGTCGGCCGAGAGTGGGTCATCCACGCGGTTCCGATCACCGACGAGGAGGGTGACGTCTTCGCCGGGATGTCGATGGCCCAGGACGTCACTGAGCAGAAAGAACAGGAGCGAACCCTGCGCGAGGCGAAGTCACAGTTGGAGGCGGCGACCAAAGCGGGAGCGGTCGGCACCTGGGAGTGGAACGTCCGGCGAGACGAGATGGTCGTCGGGCCCTCGTTCGCCGAGACGTTCGGGGTCGACCCGGAGGCGGCCCGCGAGGGCGTGTCGCTCGAACAGTTCATCTCGGCAATCCACGAAAACGACCGCGAGCGGGTCGTCGCCGAAATCGAGGAGGCCGTCGAATCGGACGGCGAGTACGAGTCCGAATACCGCGTCTGGAACGCCGACGACGAACTTCGGTGGGTGGTCGCTCGCGGCAGCGTCGAGTACGACGAGGCAGGGAACCCACTCACGTTCCCGGGCGCGCTCACCGACATCACGGACCGCAAGCGCGCCGAACTGGAACTCCAGCGAAACAAGAACCAACTCGAATCCCTGTTCGAGGTGCTCCCTGTCGGCGTCATCGTCGCGAACGCCGACGGCCAACTTGTCGAAGCCAACGACACGGCCAAGGAGATATGGGGCGGGGACGTGTTCGATGCCGAGTCCGTCGAGGAGTACCGACAGTTTCCGGCGGTGTGGGCGGACACGGAGGAGCCGGTCGAACCCGACGAGTGGACGATGTCCCGGGTGCTCACCGGAGAGGAGGTGACGGAGTCGGATGTCTTCGAAATCGAGACCGTCGACGGCGAGTCACGAATCATCAGCGCGCAGGGGATGCCGGTCAGAGGCGTGGACGGCACGGTGACCCGCGGTGTCATCACCATCACCGACATCACCGAGCGCCGAGCGAACCAGCGGAAGTTAGAGGAGAGCGAACGTCGATACCGAACGCTCGCCGAGCACTTCCCCAACGGCGCCGTCGCCCTGTTCGACGAAAACCTCTGCTACACGGCCGCCGGCGGTCAGTTCATGAAAGCCACCGGCGTCGACCCCGAGGACAGAATCGGCCACAATATCCTTGAACTCTACCCGGACGACGTCATGGAGACTGTCGAACCACACTTCTGGGCGGCGCTCGACGGGGAGACGAACTCCTTCGAGATCGAATACGCCGGCCGAAACCTGTTCGCGCACACCCTGCCAGTCAGAGACGCCAACGACGAGGTGTTCGCGGGGATGCTCGTCGTGCAGGACGTCACCGAACGCCGGAAGTACGAACGAAAGCTCGAAGCGTCGAACGAGCGCCTCGAACAATTCGCCTACGGCGCCTCCCACGACCTGCAGGAACCGCTGCGGATGGTGTCGAGCTACCTCCAACTCATCGAGCGCCGCTACGCGGACCAACTCGACAAGGACGGCCGGGAGTTCCTTGAGTTCGCCGTCGACGGCGCCGACCGGATGCGGGAGATGATAAACGGCCTACTGAAGTACTCCCGGGTCGACACCCGCGGAGACCCATTCGAACCGGTCGAACTGGACGACGTCCTCGCGGACGTCCGCGACGACCTCAAGATGAAAATAAAAGAGAGTAACGCCGAGATCACGGTGGAGTCGCTCCCTCGTGTCGAGGGTGATAAAGGACAGTTACGCATTGTGTTTCAGAACCTGTTAGACAACGGAATCAAGTACAGCGGAGACGATCCCCCGAGGATAACGGTCAGCGCCGAGCAGAGGCACGGAAAATGGACTATCTCGGTCAGCGACAATGGCATCGGTATCGACCCCGCCGAGGCAGACCGGGTCTTCGAGGTGTTCAAGCGCCTCCACGCGCAGGACGAACACGAGGGAACAGGAATCGGTCTCGCGCTGACCGAGCGCATCGTCGAGCGTCACGGCGGCGACATCTGGATCGAATCAGCGGTCGGCGAGGGGACGACGGTCTCGTTCACGCTGCCGGCGAGTGGTGGTCGAGATGAGTAG
- a CDS encoding SprT-like domain-containing protein, with translation MDELDELDPAYYSINSTASVPEFLAVSKVYAREVVEHYGLRVTVSDLEWEVSKRAKRRAGAVRYRDGKPEAVSLTWELFENRGWEAAAETIRHELIHVHLLNEANDGSHGERFRRLAGELGTHVNCERFAEPKWWIRCESCETKLARYRRSKLVENTESYRCGGCGGALRVEENCD, from the coding sequence ATGGACGAACTCGACGAACTCGACCCGGCGTACTACTCGATAAACTCGACAGCGTCGGTGCCGGAGTTTCTGGCCGTCTCGAAGGTCTACGCGCGTGAAGTCGTCGAGCACTACGGGCTGAGGGTCACCGTCAGCGACCTCGAATGGGAGGTGAGCAAGCGCGCGAAACGGCGGGCCGGTGCGGTCAGGTACCGAGACGGGAAGCCGGAAGCGGTGTCTCTCACGTGGGAGTTGTTCGAAAATCGGGGATGGGAAGCTGCCGCCGAGACGATACGTCACGAACTCATCCACGTTCATCTGCTCAACGAAGCGAACGACGGCTCTCACGGGGAACGCTTCCGGCGACTGGCGGGCGAACTCGGGACGCACGTCAACTGCGAGCGATTTGCCGAGCCGAAGTGGTGGATACGCTGCGAGTCCTGTGAAACCAAACTAGCGAGGTATCGGCGGTCGAAACTCGTCGAGAACACCGAGTCGTATCGGTGCGGTGGATGCGGCGGGGCACTTCGGGTAGAGGAGAACTGCGACTGA
- a CDS encoding bacterio-opsin activator domain-containing protein: MMSDGPHVLYLDPDSDESALRARLQAGHPGATLRTVTSVADASNVVANARVDCVVARYELDDTDGVSFLSTVTEREPSTVTILCTEAHSERLVCEAERAGVTDYVSTGGDDAHALGRLILAHVDYPTTESTASSRLQLDILTKITSDAIVTVDERGVIEFVNPAISDVLGYDPDELEGDPLTVLIPDELVESHRRRFEQYLKTGERQLDWNDIELPGLHRDGHRVPLRVSFSAFRSDRDRYFTGVLRDVTERRRREEQLTDLTEAARSLTLATTEREICDLTVEAARETLNLPLTSIERYDETGTLTTVSRTPEVAELVGEGSLFPPESDVLWDAYVADTNEVFDDVPAETGMAESETVLRSALVLPLGKFGVLVSGATSPASFDESDVVLARLLAANVRAALRRTEREEDLRERTRELERRTATLERVNRIDEVVRKLTRALTQATTREEIEQTVCTQLANSEPYRFAWVGEQELVGGELVPKADAGVEQGYLDRITVTADESEIGQGPGGRAIRTHEPQVQNDLRTDPPFEPWRAEALKRGYRASISVPIRYKETLYGVLNLYAAEANVFDELEVSVLEELGQMAGFAINALERKKALVSDRTVELTFEISDRSLPVLRFAEETGGRVEFETLVEESNGSLRALFRLLDADPESVVEAAARSPVVRDIDVLSEREGGHLFEATLSPESFLSGLLDYGARPTKLVASDDAGVLTVELPQNGDVRAFLEMVLNSHEGTELVVRRELDRPVRTESEFRTLYKERLTDRQEEVLRTAYFAGFFDWPRRATGTEVAEILGVSQPTVNRHIRKGESELFDLVFGDTSRR, from the coding sequence ATGATGTCCGACGGGCCTCACGTCCTCTATCTCGATCCGGACTCGGACGAGAGCGCGCTTCGAGCACGACTGCAGGCCGGCCATCCGGGAGCGACGCTCAGAACCGTCACCAGCGTCGCCGACGCGTCGAACGTCGTCGCGAACGCGCGGGTCGACTGCGTCGTCGCCCGCTACGAGTTGGACGACACCGACGGCGTCTCGTTTCTCTCGACCGTCACGGAGCGCGAACCGTCGACCGTGACAATTCTATGCACGGAGGCGCACTCGGAGCGTCTCGTCTGCGAAGCCGAGCGCGCCGGAGTCACTGACTACGTCTCGACGGGCGGCGACGACGCTCACGCGCTCGGACGACTGATACTCGCCCACGTCGACTACCCGACCACCGAGTCGACGGCGTCGTCCCGCCTGCAGTTAGACATCCTCACGAAAATCACGTCGGACGCCATCGTCACGGTCGACGAGCGGGGCGTCATCGAATTCGTCAACCCCGCTATCTCTGACGTTCTCGGCTATGACCCCGACGAACTCGAAGGGGACCCGCTGACGGTTCTCATCCCCGACGAACTCGTCGAGAGCCACCGCCGCAGGTTCGAACAGTACCTGAAAACCGGCGAGAGACAGCTCGACTGGAACGATATCGAGCTGCCAGGTCTCCACAGAGACGGGCACCGAGTCCCGTTACGCGTCTCGTTTTCGGCGTTTCGCAGCGACCGCGACCGGTACTTCACGGGCGTCCTCCGCGACGTAACCGAGCGGCGGCGCCGCGAAGAGCAGTTGACCGACCTCACCGAGGCGGCGCGGTCGCTGACGCTGGCGACGACCGAGCGGGAAATCTGCGACCTCACTGTGGAGGCGGCCCGCGAAACGCTGAACCTGCCGCTCACGTCCATCGAGCGGTACGACGAGACGGGGACGCTGACGACCGTCTCCCGCACGCCGGAGGTGGCCGAACTCGTCGGAGAGGGGTCGCTGTTCCCGCCGGAGAGCGACGTACTATGGGACGCGTACGTCGCCGACACGAACGAAGTGTTCGACGACGTACCCGCCGAGACGGGGATGGCGGAGTCGGAAACGGTGCTTCGTAGCGCACTCGTCCTTCCGCTGGGGAAGTTCGGCGTGCTCGTCAGCGGTGCGACGTCGCCCGCGTCGTTCGACGAGAGCGACGTCGTCCTCGCTCGCCTCCTGGCGGCGAACGTCCGGGCGGCGTTGCGACGGACCGAGCGCGAGGAAGACCTGCGCGAGCGAACGCGGGAACTGGAGCGCCGAACGGCGACCTTAGAGCGGGTCAACCGCATCGACGAAGTAGTCAGAAAGTTGACTCGGGCGCTGACGCAGGCGACGACGCGCGAGGAGATAGAGCAGACCGTCTGCACGCAGTTGGCGAACTCGGAGCCGTATCGGTTCGCGTGGGTCGGCGAGCAGGAGCTCGTCGGCGGCGAACTCGTTCCGAAAGCTGACGCGGGCGTCGAGCAGGGGTATCTCGACCGAATCACGGTGACGGCCGACGAGAGCGAAATCGGGCAAGGACCCGGCGGACGGGCGATTCGGACGCACGAACCGCAGGTTCAGAACGACCTCCGCACCGACCCGCCGTTCGAACCGTGGCGGGCGGAGGCGTTGAAGCGAGGGTACCGTGCCAGCATCTCCGTCCCAATCCGATACAAAGAGACGCTGTACGGGGTGTTGAACCTCTACGCCGCGGAAGCGAACGTCTTCGACGAGTTGGAGGTGAGCGTTCTCGAAGAACTGGGGCAGATGGCCGGGTTCGCCATCAACGCGCTCGAACGGAAGAAAGCGCTCGTGAGCGACCGAACGGTGGAACTCACCTTCGAGATTTCGGACCGGTCTCTCCCCGTCCTGCGGTTCGCGGAAGAGACGGGAGGGCGGGTCGAGTTCGAGACGCTCGTAGAGGAGTCAAACGGGTCGCTCCGTGCGTTGTTCAGACTCCTCGACGCCGACCCTGAGAGCGTCGTCGAGGCGGCCGCGCGGAGTCCAGTCGTCCGCGATATCGACGTCCTCTCGGAGCGAGAGGGCGGCCATCTCTTCGAAGCGACGCTCTCCCCGGAGAGTTTCCTCAGCGGGTTGCTCGATTACGGCGCTCGACCGACTAAACTCGTCGCGTCGGACGATGCCGGAGTGCTCACCGTCGAACTACCGCAGAACGGCGACGTCCGCGCGTTTCTGGAGATGGTTCTGAACAGCCACGAGGGAACCGAACTCGTCGTGCGACGCGAACTGGACCGTCCGGTTCGGACCGAATCCGAGTTTCGGACGCTGTACAAAGAACGGCTCACCGACCGCCAAGAGGAGGTGCTCAGAACCGCGTACTTCGCGGGCTTTTTCGACTGGCCGCGGCGGGCGACGGGTACGGAAGTCGCCGAGATACTCGGCGTCTCCCAACCGACCGTCAACCGACACATCCGAAAGGGCGAAAGCGAACTGTTCGATCTCGTCTTCGGCGACACGTCCCGACGGTGA
- a CDS encoding TraB domain-containing protein, which produces MSDDVGTVTLVGTVHVTEESGENVREAIRRHDPDVVTVELCSMRLRQLYSPDTTLQTLRNAVESYRSLSRAGFVLSLLFKLSQRTYYDDTEVDRDDRDMFAAINAAEASGRRTAAVDRPIEETLDELGEVILSGADEFRTSTERRLRQALRGEWRELASDLLVDATAPTTGLVRLLGLHFWCGTLTADSPAAKAAVMEQLSPEQAASFQNALEHLAPEFVRVMIRERDAYMARRLEYLRQEGNDVVAVVGKAHVEGIRRHLEDGTFVDSAERPPFVSLRRPNDG; this is translated from the coding sequence GTGAGCGACGATGTCGGAACGGTAACGCTCGTAGGCACGGTCCACGTCACCGAGGAGAGTGGCGAGAACGTCCGAGAGGCGATACGGCGACACGATCCGGACGTCGTCACCGTCGAACTCTGCTCGATGCGACTTCGACAGCTATACTCGCCGGATACGACGCTACAGACCCTCCGAAACGCGGTCGAGAGCTATCGGTCGCTCTCGCGAGCCGGATTCGTGCTGAGCCTCCTGTTTAAACTCTCCCAGCGCACGTACTACGACGACACCGAGGTCGACCGGGACGACCGGGACATGTTCGCGGCCATAAACGCGGCAGAAGCGTCGGGACGCCGAACCGCGGCCGTCGACCGGCCCATCGAGGAGACGCTCGACGAACTCGGCGAGGTAATTCTCTCGGGCGCAGACGAGTTCCGAACGTCGACCGAGCGACGACTGCGGCAGGCGTTACGGGGCGAGTGGCGCGAACTCGCCTCTGACCTCCTCGTCGACGCCACGGCCCCGACGACCGGTCTCGTGCGCCTTCTCGGACTCCACTTCTGGTGCGGGACGCTGACCGCCGACAGCCCGGCGGCGAAGGCAGCCGTGATGGAGCAGCTCTCACCCGAGCAGGCGGCGTCGTTCCAGAACGCGCTCGAACACCTCGCTCCCGAGTTCGTCCGCGTGATGATTCGAGAGCGCGACGCCTACATGGCTCGCCGACTCGAATATCTGCGGCAGGAGGGCAACGACGTGGTTGCCGTCGTCGGAAAGGCACACGTCGAGGGAATCCGTCGGCACCTCGAAGACGGAACGTTCGTCGATAGTGCCGAACGGCCGCCGTTCGTCAGCTTGCGGCGGCCGAACGACGGGTAA
- a CDS encoding dihydrofolate reductase family protein yields MSESRPHNTSGTLVVGTFLTLDGVMQAPGGPDEDRDGGFEHGGWTVNYWDEKMGETMDEQFAEADALLLGRKTYEIFAAHWPNVDSEGDPVATKLNDMPKYVASRTLDGVEWNNSTLLSGDVAVAVEDLKKERGDVLMVQGSHNLIQTLLAHDLVDEFWLWVFPLVLGDGKRLFGDGTIPAALELTDVKTSGTGVQMLRFERAGEIDYGSFALDDVTE; encoded by the coding sequence ATGAGCGAAAGCCGACCACACAACACGAGTGGAACGCTCGTCGTGGGGACGTTCCTCACTCTTGATGGCGTGATGCAGGCACCAGGTGGTCCTGACGAGGACCGTGACGGCGGGTTCGAACACGGCGGATGGACGGTCAACTACTGGGATGAGAAGATGGGCGAGACGATGGACGAACAGTTCGCCGAGGCCGACGCACTGCTGCTCGGTCGCAAGACGTACGAGATTTTCGCCGCACACTGGCCCAACGTCGATTCGGAGGGGGATCCCGTGGCGACAAAACTCAACGACATGCCGAAGTACGTCGCTTCACGGACTCTCGATGGGGTAGAGTGGAACAACTCGACGCTCCTGTCGGGCGACGTCGCAGTGGCCGTTGAGGATCTCAAAAAGGAGCGCGGGGACGTACTCATGGTCCAGGGGAGCCACAATCTGATCCAGACCCTGCTCGCACACGACCTCGTCGACGAGTTCTGGCTCTGGGTTTTCCCCTTGGTCCTAGGAGACGGGAAGCGACTGTTCGGAGACGGGACGATTCCTGCAGCCCTCGAACTGACGGACGTCAAGACGTCGGGTACGGGAGTCCAGATGCTCCGGTTCGAGCGGGCAGGCGAGATCGACTACGGCTCGTTTGCGTTAGATGACGTAACTGAGTAA
- a CDS encoding RNA-guided endonuclease InsQ/TnpB family protein, which produces MRRTNTFEVVPQSDEDEELLRRLLDASAALWNEINYERRENYADPDGDVWDISEYRGRYGGVLGASTVQQIERKNREAWRSFFSLQKKGEANGKPGYWGNTEDGRELRTYIRNTSYSVEWGDYSRLEILVGKDLKDEYGLGHRERLRLEIRGEPNWKEYDKQGRLELFLDEQAQSFRAFQPVTIDDSRLASPLASEEAALDIGANNLVACTTTTGTQLLYEGRDLFERFRESTREIARLQSLLDDRRYSSHRIRSLYRRRTRRRDHAQDALARDLIERLHAEGVSTVYVGALTDILDTHWSVRANEKTHNFWAFRAFIKRLACTAEEYGMTVEVRSEAWTSQECLQCGSTDRTTRHRDTLTCPCGFEAHADLTASETFLRRHTDVARPMARPVRLKWDDHDWSESPRSVPNEERTNPQVASVGR; this is translated from the coding sequence ATGAGGCGAACCAACACGTTTGAGGTGGTTCCCCAGTCCGACGAGGACGAGGAGTTGCTTCGACGCCTGTTGGACGCTTCTGCCGCTCTCTGGAACGAAATCAACTACGAGCGCCGCGAAAACTACGCCGACCCAGACGGAGATGTGTGGGACATTAGCGAGTATCGAGGTCGCTACGGCGGTGTTCTCGGTGCGTCTACGGTTCAGCAAATCGAACGCAAGAACCGTGAAGCGTGGCGGTCGTTCTTCAGCCTCCAAAAGAAGGGTGAAGCCAACGGCAAGCCCGGATACTGGGGCAACACAGAAGATGGCCGAGAACTCCGCACGTACATCCGCAATACGTCGTACTCCGTCGAGTGGGGCGACTACTCCCGCCTCGAAATCCTCGTCGGCAAAGATCTGAAAGACGAGTACGGGTTGGGACACCGCGAACGCCTCCGGCTCGAAATCCGGGGCGAACCCAACTGGAAAGAGTACGACAAGCAGGGCCGGTTAGAGTTGTTCTTGGACGAGCAAGCACAATCGTTCAGGGCCTTTCAGCCAGTTACTATCGACGATTCTCGGCTGGCATCACCACTGGCTTCGGAAGAAGCCGCTCTGGATATTGGTGCTAACAACCTCGTCGCCTGTACGACCACGACCGGCACGCAACTGCTGTACGAAGGGCGCGACCTGTTCGAGCGATTCCGCGAGTCGACGCGGGAAATCGCCCGGTTGCAGTCGCTGTTGGACGATAGACGGTACAGTAGTCACCGAATACGTTCGCTGTACCGACGCCGGACACGCCGCCGCGACCACGCCCAAGACGCGCTTGCCCGCGACCTCATCGAACGGTTGCACGCCGAAGGCGTCTCCACAGTGTATGTTGGGGCGCTCACGGACATACTCGATACGCACTGGTCGGTGCGGGCAAACGAGAAGACGCACAACTTCTGGGCGTTCCGCGCGTTCATCAAGCGACTCGCCTGTACTGCCGAGGAGTACGGCATGACGGTAGAGGTTCGGTCGGAAGCGTGGACTTCCCAAGAGTGTCTGCAGTGCGGTTCGACCGACCGGACGACGCGCCACCGCGACACGCTAACGTGTCCGTGCGGCTTCGAGGCGCACGCGGACCTCACCGCTTCGGAAACGTTCCTGAGACGGCATACCGACGTAGCACGGCCGATGGCACGGCCTGTGCGCCTCAAGTGGGACGACCACGACTGGTCAGAGTCACCACGCTCAGTTCCCAACGAGGAGCGCACGAACCCGCAAGTTGCCTCCGTGGGCCGGTAA
- a CDS encoding TRAM domain-containing protein produces the protein MRTYSNEQKMDVSGNLLCLCTATIEEQDGSYVVELPEREIELGDIEPGDVYSLAVLSPEAGRESSASDGARASTSGRSVRPADSTSTRGSQSPPVEVGERRTVDIEGLGEQGDGIARVERGYVVIVPDTEVNERVTVEIEKVTENVGFATVVEREEYYQ, from the coding sequence ATGCGTACGTACAGCAACGAGCAGAAAATGGACGTATCTGGAAATCTGTTGTGTCTGTGCACTGCAACGATCGAAGAACAAGACGGGTCGTACGTCGTTGAACTCCCCGAACGGGAGATCGAACTCGGCGATATCGAGCCCGGAGACGTGTACAGTCTGGCGGTTCTCTCTCCTGAGGCGGGCCGCGAGTCGAGCGCGTCAGACGGGGCGAGAGCGTCGACGTCGGGACGCTCGGTGCGCCCGGCCGATTCGACGTCAACGCGAGGCTCACAGTCCCCGCCGGTCGAAGTCGGCGAGCGGCGAACCGTCGACATCGAGGGGTTGGGCGAACAAGGCGACGGCATCGCCCGCGTCGAACGCGGATACGTCGTCATCGTCCCCGACACCGAGGTGAACGAGCGGGTTACCGTCGAAATCGAGAAAGTGACCGAGAACGTCGGGTTCGCCACCGTCGTCGAACGCGAAGAATACTACCAATGA
- the fer gene encoding ferredoxin Fer: MVSPFDVLEVDSDADDAEIERAYRQRVKESHPDHGGSAREFQLVYTAYRQIIAGNTDAELEVASEDAGGRPAEASQPRPESERPDAESEAEDPEETGSQVEFLNYETLADHGWQIDDEDLFEKASEADLDPADHGRFLVKPRENLLEAAESRGFAWPYSCRGGACANCAIAVVDGAVQMPSNHILPSSMTDNGIQLSCISAPVTDEMKVVYNVKNLPGLDELRLPSDPFDKAQLND; the protein is encoded by the coding sequence GTGGTATCCCCGTTCGACGTTTTAGAAGTCGATTCTGACGCGGACGACGCGGAAATCGAGCGCGCGTACCGCCAGCGGGTAAAGGAATCTCACCCCGACCACGGTGGCTCCGCGAGGGAGTTCCAGTTGGTGTACACGGCGTACCGACAGATTATCGCGGGCAACACCGACGCGGAACTCGAAGTCGCCTCGGAGGACGCCGGCGGGCGTCCAGCGGAGGCGTCCCAGCCGCGACCGGAGTCCGAGCGGCCCGACGCGGAGTCCGAAGCGGAGGACCCCGAAGAGACGGGGTCACAGGTTGAGTTTCTCAACTACGAGACGCTCGCCGACCACGGCTGGCAGATAGACGACGAAGACCTCTTCGAGAAAGCCTCTGAGGCCGACCTCGACCCCGCCGACCACGGGCGGTTCCTCGTTAAGCCGCGCGAGAATCTGCTCGAAGCGGCCGAGAGCCGCGGCTTCGCGTGGCCGTACTCCTGTCGAGGCGGTGCGTGCGCTAACTGTGCAATCGCCGTCGTCGACGGAGCAGTGCAGATGCCGTCAAATCACATCCTCCCGTCGTCGATGACCGACAACGGTATCCAACTGTCCTGTATCAGCGCGCCCGTCACCGACGAGATGAAAGTCGTCTACAACGTGAAGAACCTCCCCGGTCTCGACGAACTCCGGTTGCCCTCAGACCCGTTCGACAAGGCGCAATTGAACGACTGA